A stretch of Pseudolysobacter antarcticus DNA encodes these proteins:
- a CDS encoding 2OG-Fe(II) oxygenase: MCELPIAQRLAALDWQKIVGSLALCGYAVIENILDENDCRALTQSYSLQEIFRNRVVMERYGYGRGEYKYFAYPLPEIVATLRSGLYAPLAHIANLWNEAMDIDVRFPQEHETFLARCHDAGQNKPTPLLLQYKQGDYNCLHQDLYGEHVFPLQAAFLLSQPGQDFSGGEFVLTEQRPRMQSRAEVVPLRRSDGVIFAVHHRPVQGTRGNYRVNMRHGVSRLHSGHRHTLGVIFHDAR; encoded by the coding sequence ATGTGCGAACTACCAATCGCGCAGCGACTGGCGGCATTGGATTGGCAAAAAATTGTCGGCAGTCTGGCCTTATGCGGTTACGCCGTCATCGAAAATATTCTCGACGAAAACGATTGCCGCGCATTGACGCAAAGTTATTCGCTGCAGGAAATATTTCGCAACCGTGTCGTCATGGAAAGATATGGCTACGGGCGTGGCGAGTACAAATATTTTGCTTACCCGTTGCCGGAAATCGTCGCTACTTTGCGCAGCGGTTTGTATGCGCCGCTGGCGCATATTGCGAACCTGTGGAACGAGGCCATGGACATTGATGTGCGCTTCCCGCAGGAACACGAGACCTTCCTCGCGCGTTGCCATGATGCCGGACAGAACAAGCCGACGCCGTTGCTGTTGCAGTACAAACAAGGCGACTACAACTGCCTGCATCAGGATCTGTATGGCGAACACGTATTTCCGCTGCAGGCAGCGTTTCTGCTCTCGCAACCCGGCCAGGATTTCAGCGGCGGCGAATTCGTGCTGACCGAACAACGACCGCGCATGCAGTCCCGTGCCGAAGTCGTGCCATTGCGACGCAGTGATGGCGTGATCTTCGCCGTGCATCATCGCCCCGTGCAAGGCACACGCGGCAACTATCGGGTCAACATGCGCCACGGCGTGAGCCGACTCCATAGCGGACATCGACATACGCTGGGCGTTATTTTTCATGATGCGCGATAG
- the ada gene encoding bifunctional DNA-binding transcriptional regulator/O6-methylguanine-DNA methyltransferase Ada yields the protein MNSVLIETRVMKSDMAKSNQNKFDPIESASAVSTFRSDDERWTAVVERDSAAEGLFFYSVRTTGVYCRPSCAARLPRRENVRFHASCAAAETAGFRACKRCRPNEAALAERQAAAVTQACRLIETAAEMPALDTLATAVGMSRFHFHRVFKSFTGLTPKTYAVAHRSDRIREQLARNSKVTDAIYDAGYNSSGRFYATSAKVLGMTPRDFRAGGDGASIRFAAGECSLGSILVAASEKGICAILLGDDPGILVHDLQDRFAQATLLGGDAEFEQWMAKVVGFVDAPQLGLDLPLDVRGTAFQQRVWQALGEIPIGSTASYAQIAKRIGSPKAVRAVAQACAANRLAVAIPCHRVVRNDGALSGYRWGVERKRALLEYEAAL from the coding sequence ATGAATTCTGTGCTGATCGAAACGCGTGTGATGAAATCCGATATGGCGAAGTCCAATCAGAACAAATTCGATCCGATTGAAAGTGCTTCGGCTGTCTCGACATTTCGCAGCGATGACGAGCGTTGGACGGCGGTAGTCGAACGCGATTCCGCCGCCGAGGGTCTGTTCTTTTATTCGGTGCGCACGACCGGGGTGTATTGCCGTCCATCGTGTGCGGCGCGTTTACCAAGACGCGAAAACGTGCGCTTTCATGCGAGTTGCGCGGCGGCAGAAACTGCCGGTTTTCGCGCCTGCAAACGTTGCCGTCCGAATGAAGCCGCGCTCGCTGAGCGCCAGGCCGCCGCGGTCACGCAAGCATGTCGGCTGATCGAAACCGCAGCAGAAATGCCCGCACTCGATACACTCGCGACTGCCGTCGGCATGAGTCGTTTTCATTTCCACCGCGTGTTCAAAAGCTTCACCGGACTCACGCCTAAAACCTATGCAGTAGCGCATCGCAGCGATCGTATCCGCGAACAACTCGCACGCAACAGCAAGGTCACCGATGCGATTTACGACGCCGGCTATAACTCGAGCGGGCGCTTTTACGCGACCTCGGCGAAAGTGCTCGGCATGACCCCGCGCGACTTCCGCGCCGGTGGCGATGGTGCCTCGATCCGCTTCGCCGCAGGTGAATGTTCATTGGGTTCGATCCTCGTGGCGGCGAGTGAAAAAGGCATCTGCGCGATCCTGCTCGGTGATGATCCCGGCATCCTCGTGCATGATCTGCAAGACCGTTTTGCGCAAGCCACGTTGCTCGGCGGCGATGCCGAGTTCGAGCAATGGATGGCCAAGGTGGTGGGTTTTGTCGACGCACCGCAATTGGGTTTGGACTTGCCGCTGGATGTGCGCGGCACGGCGTTTCAGCAGCGCGTGTGGCAAGCACTGGGCGAAATCCCGATCGGCTCGACTGCCAGTTATGCGCAGATCGCAAAACGCATCGGCTCGCCCAAGGCGGTGCGCGCGGTCGCGCAGGCATGTGCCGCCAATCGGCTCGCCGTGGCGATTCCGTGTCATCGTGTGGTGCGCAACGACGGTGCGTTATCCGGCTATCGTTGGGGCGTGGAACGCAAGCGCGCGTTGCTCGAATACGAGGCCGCCTTGTGA